Genomic DNA from Manihot esculenta cultivar AM560-2 chromosome 15, M.esculenta_v8, whole genome shotgun sequence:
ATAATGCAGGAATCTCAAGTGTGATAAAATAAAGTAATGACAGCCTGTGAGTAATACTGGCATTTTAGGCTCTGTGATAACAATACTGATTCAAGAACTAATAAAATATtggtcatacacatgtgcagaGCTATCCCAGAgggtgaccacctgacatacgccCCAAAGGCTGTGTGTATATCAAACGCTGTCCCAAAGACAGTATAAATATATGTTAagctgaaaataaatcacctgtCATCATAGTGTTATCTGTTCAGTGCATATATAGAGtgtaatcggctatttattcagctgtactttaaattcaattttcattaattcaataaatacaaatttattttatctatttccattttagataaataaaatagcatatataaaaatatatatttaaaaaaagtatcaatattatatatttatgcaCTCACCTGTACTGAGGACAAAATAAGTTTAGATCATAGGAATACTTCTATTATCTATACTGAAGTTGAGTCCTCCTCTagaattaagaagaaaaaataatatattaagtgATAAACAAATATTCTAcgatgaaaatataaaacgcGAAATgcgaattttaaatatatatatatatacttttaagAAAAAATCGGTAATATTTCGACATAATTAGACTTCTCAAAATTAcacaagcaaaaaaaaaaacacacaattaactataaatattatttaaatcaacttatgaaaattatcaataaaaaaaaagaatctcaTTAATTGATCTAACTAAAACTTATCTCCTTTTAAttctcaaattataaaaatcactCTTTAAtggtagagaaaataaattatatcgtaataatttgaataaaaatgataaaactcACCAATTCAAATATTAGAGcttctggaaaaaattattaaatttctgaTCAGGATATTAGTTTAAATAAAGATCTAGCTGAGAATTTTGAAAGTTCATGAATTGATTGGGTTGAGAAGGAGAAGATTTGgattaaaaaggaaattttttttttttataaataatagaggaaaactctattttcttcatgatgaagaagaaagggCTCTGATTTCGGGACTCTTCTCGAAACCAGAGCtcataatatttcatttttatttttttattatattttttaaaattttattttaataatttttttatatataaatttatgggctcttttttttttttctgtttaatAGGGCGAGTATAATAATTCTCTCCTCTTAAGAAAAATTTCGTTCTCGAAATTTTATATAcctagtaaataaaataaatgtgaaAATTATATTCGcatattctcttctttttcccaAGTAGTTTCTTTATTAAAGTGGTTACTCCATCGAACTTTAACTAGGGGTATTATCTTGCTCCTTAAAACCTTCTCTTCTTTGGCAATGATCTCTACTGGCTCTTCTTCATATGTTAAATCTTCTCTTAACTCAATAGGTTGTTTATGGAGGATGTGGGAATGATCACTTCTATTTCTCTTTAACATAGATACATGAAAGACATCATGAATCTGTGATAGCTCTGGAGATAATGCTAAATGATAAGCAACTGGTCCAATTCTCTCTAAAATCTCATATGGTCCTATGAATCATGGACTCAATTTTCCACGTTTACCAAAATGTGCAATCCCTTTCCAAGGAGATATCTTTAGAAATACATTGTCACCAACATTATATTCAATATCCATTCTCTTTAGATCtgtataacttttctgtctgtcTTGTGCTGCTTTTAATCTACTTATAATTGTCTGAATTTTATCTGTAGTGTGTTGCACTAATTCTGGACCTTCTAATTATTTTTCCCTACCTCATTCCAACACAATGGTGTTCTGCATCTCCTCCCATATAAAgtttcataaggagccatcctgcTATTAGtatgataattattattataaaaaaactccATTAAATGCACATACCTATCCCAACTTCCTCTAAACTCCATCACACAAGCCTTCAACCTCTCCTCTAAGGTCTGAATAGTTTTTTCTGATTGACCATCTGTCTAAAGGTGAAAGAAAGTGCTAAACTTCAACTTGGTGCCTAAAGTATTTTACAAGCTAGGCCAAAATCAAGAAGTGAATCTTGGATCTCTATCTGAAACAATGGAAATTGGAGCACCATGGAGTCTTGCAATCTCATTGACATAGATATCTGCTAATTTGTCCAAAGAATAATCCATCCTGACAAGCAAAAAGTGTGATGACTTGGTTAATCTATCAACTATCACCCATACTGCATTATGTCCACGCGAAGTATGAGACAACCCAGAAATAAAATCAATAGTAATGTGTTCCcacttccattctggaataaAGAGCAGTTGCACCTTTCCTATTAGATGTTGATGTTCTGCTTTAATCTATTGGCATACTAAGTATGTGGACACAAAGtcaactatttctttcttcatgccTGGCCACCAATAATTTTCCTTAAGATCTCTATATATTGTTATACTACCCGAATGCATAGAGTAAGCAGAACAATGGGTTTCTTCCATAATCTCTCTCTTCAAGCTTTCCACTTTGGGTATACATAATCTATCACCAAACATTAAAGTTCTATCTTCCCTTAGGAAAAAAATTGGTACAAGTGCCATCTCTTACTTCATTACTGATCTTACTCAACTGCTCATCTTGATTTTGAGCTTTTCTGACTTTTTCTATCAAAAACGGTTGAACTTTGAGAGTTGCCAATAATGCTCCTGCATCATCCACTGCTAGTTCTACCCTTAAGCATTTGATCTCTAGTAACAAGGAAAGCCAAACTATTTTGAGATAAGCTAAATTACTAAAGAACTTGTGACTAAGGGCATCAGCTACCACATTAGCTTTACCTGGATGGTATTCAATGGTACATTTGTAGTCCTTAAGTAACTAAATCCATCATCTCTGCCTGAAATTCAACTCCTTCTGtgtgagaagatacttcaaactcttgtgatctgtaAAAATCTGGCAAGTCTCACCATAAAGATAATGCCTCCATGTCTTTAATGCAAACACAATAAGTAACTAAATCCATCATCTCTGCCTGAAATTCAACTCCTTCTGtgtgagaagatacttcaaactcttgtgatctgtaAAAATCTGGCAAGTCTCACCATAAAGATAATGCCTCCATGTCTTTAATGCAAACACAACTGCAGCTaattctaggtcatgggtgggataatttaattcatgtggtctaagctgtctagaagcataagttaTCACCCTCCCATGTTGTATGAGTACACAGCCTAAACCCTTGCGAGAAGCATCACTATACACCACAAATCCACTTGTACTTGAGGGTAAGATAAGGACTGGAGTTGATGTAAGACATGTCTTAAGCTTCTCGAAGCTCTCTTGATATTCATCTGTCCATTCAAACTTTGCATTCTTTCTAAGAAGTTTAGTCATTGGTGCTGCAATGATGGAGAAATCTTGAACAAAGCGACGATAATACCCTGCTAAGCCAGAAAACTCCTAACCTCTGTAACATTAGTTGGAGGGTCCTAATTAACTACTGGTTCAATCTTCTTAGGATCAAACAAAACTCCATCTGCTGAGAAAGCATGTCCTAAGAAAACCAGAtcaagccagaactcacatttactcAATTTAGCATACAGTTTCTTGTTCCTCAAAATTTACAGTACTATCCGTAAATGCATCTTATGCTCTTCCTTGCTAcaggaatacactaagatgtcatcaataaatacaataaaaaagcTATTTAATTAGGGCTTGAacaccctattcatgagatccataaaagcagcgggtgcattagttaacccaaaaggcataacgagaaactcataatgcccataacGAGTTCTAAAAGTTGTCTTAGGTATTTCGGACTCCTTGATCTTCAATTGATGATACCCAGACCGCAAATCAATCTTAAAGAACACCTTAGTACCTTGGAGCTAATAAAAAAGATCATCAATGTAGGATAAAGGATACTTATTTCGCACTGTGACTTGATTTAATTATCTGTAGTTAATACATAACCTTAAGgaaccatccttcttcttcacaaataGCACAGGGGCTCCCCAAGGTGAAACACTAGGTCTTATAAAACCTTTATCAAGTAGCTCTTGCAATTGTGCTtttaactccttcaattctgttGGAGCCATTCTGTATGGTGCCATAGAAATAGGAGCTGTACCTGGatttaaatcaataaagaaTTCAGTCTCTCTATCTGGAGGCAACCCGGAAAGCTCTTCAGGGAATACATAAGAAAACTCACTTACTACTAGTATATCTTTCAATTTAGGTCCTTTTAGGCTACTGTCCATCACATAGGCTAGGTACGCTTGACAACCCTTTTGAAGCATCTTCCTAGTGGTCATGGCGAAAATCCCATAAGAAGGGAGTAAATGCCTCTCCCCAAAAAAAAGTGAACTTGGATCCTTCTGAACTATTAAATACTACTGATTTCTCAAAGCAATCTATTGTGGCATGATGATGGGATAACCAATCCATACCTAGGATAACATCCAGATCTTGTAGATACAAAGGAATCAAATCCACTAACAACTCATGATTTCCCAACTTAACAACACAATTTCTATACACATGTTCACATACAACATAATCCCTAACTGgagtactgtaacgacccgaaaatcggaccgctaccggcgctaggatccaggtcgacttaaggtcgccggaacccgtagcaagcctgctatactctctgttaagcctggttttttcaacatactgataaaaacattcacaacacataaatagaccatgtatacaaaaaggatttacaacatgggtcaagcacaatactctacactatacaagactaaaccatttctttacaatattacatgtccacactatgctattacaaaacgtctttgctcttcctgtaccctgctgaagtTCCccttaactctgatcctgcaagactagggttaaaggagagggatgagctatactagcccagtgagtagaacagataaaacatgttaataaaacatgctcacatggaatgcatcacatcacaagtaaatcacccatctcagacatGGAAAatcgggtgaattctttccatagaagcaggtaaatccagcttgtacgacacattcccgatcttctacaagatctcaaagggtccaatgtatcgtggggctagcttaccctttttcccaaaccgaaccactcttttcattggagacacctttagcaataccatatcaccctcctaaaactctaactgtttcctgcggatatctgcatagcttttctgtctgctctgagcagtcctgattctctctctgatcatgggcaccattctgctggtgatctcaactaactccggccctgcaagagccgcctctcctacttcttcccagcaaacaagtgatctgcacttcctcccatacaaagcttcataaggagccatccctatgctagcatgatgattgttattgtaggcaaactctaccaaaggtagatgctgcttccaagaaccgccaaagtctaacacacacattctgagcatatcctcaatggtctggatggtcctctctgactaaccgtcagtctgtggatggaaagctgtgctgaaatccaatcttgtgcccatagcactctgcagactccgccaaaatctagaggtgaactgaggtcctctgtctgacactatagacactgggactccatgcaaccttactatctcctccaaataaacttgtgctaacttgtccacagaataagtACTCCtcacagggatgaaatgagcagatttcgtgagtctgtccataatcatccatatggagtctagtctgttggacactgccggtaagcccactacaaaatctatagctatattctcccattttcattttggaatcggcagtgggttaagcattctagttgacttctgatgttccagtttcaccctctggcaaacctcacaggcggacacaaactgtgctacttctttcttcatagctggccaccaatatacccttttcagatcctgatacattttggtggctccaaggtgaacactgtaccttgcattatgagcttccctcataatgtctccttttaggctaatgtcatctggtacacatagtcgatgcccaaagcggaggatccttttgctgtcaaatctgaactctgcactgttgcctgactgaacagtcctggcaattttcactaactcagggtcctcatgctgtttctgagccacctgctccagaaacactagtgtcactctcatctgtgctatcaatgcacctgtaccagtcaactctagctgtagcccttcgtcgatgagcttataaaactccatcaccactgatcttcgctctgctgctatgtgggacaaactgccaagtgattttcggcttagggcgtctgccacaacatgggtcaagcacaatactctacactATACAAGACTAAACCATtgctttacaatattacatgtccacattatgctattacaaaacttctttactcttcttgTACCCTGCTGAAGTTCCccttaactctgatcctgcaagactagggttaaaggagagggatgagctatactagcccagtgagtagaacagataaaacatgttaataaaacatgctcacatggaatgcatcacatcacaagtaaatcacccatctcagacggacagattaaaaattccctctgttctgtgcccAGCCCGTGAAGGAGctactcaggacttctctacgcaccctatagtgctctgtgcccggctctctcagggctcctcaggactttactcggagggctagtgaatccaaaactatgtccgatccgtacaagtatagaataatgcaatgcgtcacattagtgtattctagtgcactcaacctattacatatcatgatgcatggaacatgctaaaagcatttaatttctcaatttaaaacattaagtttagttccactcacctctggctgactctgagctgactctggaaactctgaagcagtgctcactgctgacctctttggttcctctggtccgtttctacacagatggactcaaatgagggaccaaactaactcaagaacaactctaaaaaaactccccaaaacccccttaaaacatcctcaaagaagcaagaaaaacatgcaaaggaaggctggacagggcactttcggcggcaggttcggcggccgaaagtcccttccagagacggaactcaagcactttcggcggcacttcggctgccgaaagtcctctccagagacaaaagtccctaaccttcggcggccgaaaccctcctccagagccgaaagtccaaactttcgggggcaagcttgggcaagcttaggcagccgaaaccacctccttagcatgttcggcggccgaaccttccttcggcggccgaaactggatttctccagtaaggcaaaaacttgttctgcttcatgcaaacgtacccaatctccactcaaacatgcaagccacaattccacaacctgtatatactcaagtataggcacgaaggggtccaaaactagcttaaaaccccaacaaacaacacaactacacacataagcatgctttgacaacaaatcaaccaaaacctcaacttaccctacacatgcatctctacccaaaaacttcataaaacctccataaaacatgaaaagaagttcaggatcttcacttacctcttacaaacaagaagataaatgatcccaacgtggagatatggagaaactctccctcaaagtctccaacttcaaaacttttggttgatttgatcaaaagcttcaaaacaacataaaacccatcaaaactttgcaagatttgaagaaaacatgaaaatcacccaaggaagatcatggtctcacctctgtctgtgaatggaaagaaaatcttatccattcaccgacctagggccttttataggtggctggccagaccaccttcggcggcctaacgtgaaaccaaaactcatgcatgttcggcggccgaaactcaccttcggcggccgaaccttacatttcttccttggctcttttttttcaaaaactcatttccttttacacttaaaacattaaaaacactcttacccttttagaggattccgacatcctggattccaccggaaagtagaattctgatgccggactctagccgggtattacaagtaccCACAGCTAATCCACAATCAAAGGGTTTCAATTCTCTATCAGCATGCACAGAGAATGATTGAGATATGAAAGAGTGAGTGGAACTAGGATCTATAAGAATGTGTGaatctttataaaaaatagttaaCAAAACAGTCACCACTTCTAGAGATACTCAtgcctcctgttgtgtcataGTAAAGACTTTGGCCTGAGTGCGAGGTCTACCAGGTTATATCATTAGTCTAGACTGAGAAGATGAAGTAGCTCCACTGGCTTTGCTTACGCTAGGCCCAGCTTGTGCTGTAGGTACACCCTGTGATGGTGTTATACCATACTTTAGATTTTGAGGCGCAATCGATCCTTGCTGAGAACCACTGTCTCTAGCCATCAACAATGGACAATCTTTCTTAAAATGTCCCGAAGAACCACATTCAAAACAACCTTTATCAAATTTTCTGCACTTCCCAACATGATATCTACTATAAGCGGCACACTGAGGAAAATGTCCCTTCTTTTGTTCAAACTAAAAATTATATCCTTGGCCCTGCCCACATTTTTGTGCTCCAAACTCTGACTAAACTATGGTCGAGTAACTTGCTGCTCTGTATTGATAAAAGAACCTCTACCACTACCACTGTATTCAGTTTTGGACTATAATGAACTGCCCCCCTCTCTTAACTGGTCTCTCTCTGAATCCCTGTGAACCCTGCATATGCTTTCTACTCATCTTTTGGTCAtactctttctcttcttgcTTAACTTTTTCAATGTTCAAGGTTGCTTCCACCAACTCTCTAAAATTATTACCTCTGAACCAGGTCATAGATGACCAGATATTGTTCTGTCACATTTAGTTTCCTCAGAAGGCAGTATGTCTGAAACAAAGCAATAGAGGTCCTCAAACTTGTCAATACACTCTCTTATTGAGAGGCTGCCTTGAAACAACCTGAAAAAGGCATCCTGTTTTCCCTTCTTGTAACTTTCTGACAAATACTCCTAGCgaaattcatatataaattaatccCAAGTCAATCTGACTCCATGCCTACGACGTATGCCATCAAACCAACCATCAGCCTTACCCTGAAGTAATCCATGTACATTATCTACCTTATATGCATCAGTCAGCTTCAttaattcaaacacttttatcACTTTCTTTAACCATTTATTTGCAATATTAGCATCAGAAGAACCCTCAAAATCATAAGCCCCCAAATGCCTAGCACGATCCACTATATCCCACGAATCTCTAGGTTTAGATGTAATAACTGCTGTAACTACTTGTGCCACAGAAGCACCTAGGTCTGTATTTATCTGAAAAGGAATGGCTAGTGCTACAGGTGGAATAAGAGGTGGAGCTGCAGGTGCGGCAGGAGGTGCAACTGTGGGTGCCGAGGAACGCGATGGTGCAGTCGGATATGCTCTAGATTCAACACCATAAGAAATAGAATCTCTATGCCCTTCTCCACTCTCAGGTAAAACATGATCTGCCACCCTTCTAGAGGTGGAGGTGTAACTGTAGGATCCCTATGAGGTCGACCAATATAAGCTAATCTAATTGTACGAACGCCACGGACTTGACTTCTATTTCCTACTCTAGGCGGCATTGTCCTACAAACGAAAATACGAAAAGAATTATCAGAATATAATTAAGAATACTAACTCAAGAAAAGTCTACAAGATCTATAAACCTAAGCTCTGATACTAAAAATTGTCACACCCATTCTCTATCCTGTAGAGACGGATATgactaaaaaaattgataaaatttctcctgaatatatatatatatatatatatatatatatatatatatatatatatatatatatatatatatatatatatatatattatgtataacctgctataattttaaaatattaaaacatagaAGAGAGGACTGATGGTTGGTCTAGtcaattcataatatatttataccAAACAAAATACATCCAGCACTTGAATATTTATAAAGGACTTAGGATTAGTCCGACCTCCACTAGACTCTAAGCGGACGAAGTGGAAGAAAGGACAAAACTTGAAGATGTAGACTGCTAGGAGTATATTATCAAAAagaatatgtaatattaaaagtataagGGGTGAGTACAATTTACTCACTGAGCGGATAAATAATAACAAAGggagaaaaaataaagtttaggtacttaatagtaccaaatatttagctaaaataagtcagctaaataaatacaatttaactcaattaatataaattaagctaaatacAAATCGCTAAGGTATCACTGCTGAAATAATGAATCCAAAAAT
This window encodes:
- the LOC110602075 gene encoding uncharacterized protein LOC110602075, whose product is MTTRKMLQKGCQAYLAYVMDSSLKGPKLKDILVVSEFSYVFPEELSGLPPDRETEFFIDLNPGTAPISMAPYRMAPTELKELKAQLQELLDKGFIRPSVSPWGAPVLFVKKKDGYYRRFVQDFSIIAAPMTKLLRKNAKFEWTDEYQESFEKLKTCLTSTPVLILPSSTSGFVVYSDASRKGKANVVADALSHKFFSNLAYLKIVWLSLLLEIKCLRVELAVDDAGALLATLKVQPFLIEKVRKAQNQDEQLSKISNEIKAEHQHLIGKVQLLFIPEWKWEHITIDFISGLSHTSRGHNAVWVIVDRLTKSSHFLLVRMDYSLDKLADIYVNEIARLHGAPISIVSDRDPRFTS